The segment CTGCTGCTGTTCTGGTCTGCCAAGGAGCAGAAGATGGTCACCCTGCAGGAGTATGTGGACAAGATGCCCGCTGAGCAGAAGTATATCTACTTTGCTGCCGGTGATTCTACCGACCGTCTGGCAAAGCTGCCCGCCGCTGAGTTGGTCATGGATAAGGGCTATGACGTCCTGCTGCTGACCGAGGATGTGGATGAGTTCTGCCTGCAGATCCTGCGCAGCTATCCCCGCAAGGATGCTGAGGGCAAGGACGGCATTGTGGAGTTCAAGAATGTCAACAGCGGCGATCTGGGCCTTGAGACCGAGGAAGAGAAGAAGGCCGCCGAGGATGCCACCGCCGAGAACAAGGCTCTGTTCGACACTATGAAGGATGCTCTGGACGGCAAGGTGAAGGAGGTCAAGGTCTCCACCCGTCTGAAGGATCACCCCGTGTGTCTGAGTGCCGACGGCCCGCTGTCCATCGAAATGGAAAAGGTGCTGTCCAAGCAGCCCGGCAGCGAGGGCGTAAAGAGCGACAAGGTGCTGGAGCTGAATGTCAACCATCCCGTGTTTGCCGTGCTCAAGGCCGCACAGGAGGCCGGTGACACCGACAAGCTCAAGAAGTACAGCGCTCTGCTGTATGCACAGGCACAGCTCATTGAAGGTCTGCCGGTGGATGACCCTGCCGCTTACGCGGAGGCCGTCTGTAGCCTGATGAAGTAACGTTTCCCGGAAAACAGCGGTCTTACTCCCCTGCTGTTTTCGCACGCATCGATATTTACCCCTTAACAAAAAGACCGTGCTCCGCTATAATAGAGTGGAACGCGGTCTTTTTCTGTTTTGAACTGTTTTTGATACATTGAGAGGTCTTATCCATGCAGCCAAAGAAGCACTATTTTGCGCATATCCCTACCATTGCCATTTTTATTGTGTTTGCCATGTCGGCACCGCTGGGCGTGCTGCTGTTCATCTTAAAAAGCATCGATAAAAACGCTGAAAAAGAAGAAAAAGCCGCTGCACAGGCGCAGGCAGACTATCGTTCCGACCTCGGCCCCGCCCCTGCGCAGACGGCACCCCGGCAGGAAACCGAGCCAACTTACGGCCACGATGTTCCCACCAAAGAGCAGAAGGATGCCAAGGAGCGGCACAAGCTCCTTACCACCCTGTGCACCATCGGCGGTGCCGTCTTTCTGTTTGCAGGCTTCAGCACCCTGTTCATGGATGATGCTGACAGCATGATGGAGGCGTTTACAGCCATCGCCCAGATGCTGGGCGGCGGCGCTGCTCTGCTGACCGGCCTGCGCATGGACCGCACCCGCAAGCTGGAACGCCTGCTGGACAAGATCGCAGGCGACCGCGACAACATCCCGCTGGACGAGCTGTTTGCCGCCGCAGGCATCGATGCCGCAAAGGGGCGTGCTGCGGTGGAAAGTGCCATTTCCCACGGTTACTTTGGTGCCGACGCCTACATCGACAACCGCACCGCTACCCTTGTGGTGCGCGGTGCTGCGCCCCAGCCGCCCAAGCAGCCGGAACCGAAGCCCGCACCGGCACCAGCGGACCAGTACGCCGCCCTTCTGCAGCAGCTGCGGCAGGCCAACGATGCCATTCCTGACCCGGTGATGACCGCCAAGATCAGCCGTCTGGAAGCGGTCAGCGCCCGCATCTTTGAGCTGGCAAAGCAGGACCCCGGCAAAAAGGCGCAGCTGCAGAAATTTATGGACTACTATCTGCCCACCGCTCTCAAGCTGCTGAACACCTATGCCAGCCTTCCTGCGCAGGATGTACAAGGGGAAAACATCGCCGATGCCAAAAAGAACATCGAGCGCAGCATGGACCTGCTGGTGACCGCCTTTGAAAACCAGCTGGACAAGCTGTTCCAGTCCGACGCGCTGGATGTCTCCGCCGATGTGGCTGCACTGGAAGGAATGCTGAACATGGACGGCCTGACCGGCAGCGATTTTGCAAAATAACCGCTCAGGCGGGATCTTATATCATAGGAGGCCGGGACTGCCGCACCAGACGATGTGCAGCAGCCCCGGTTTTTTTATTTCACCGGAAGGGTCATGGCCGTCAACGGCATTGTCCCATCTGTCCGACGCAAATCTCCATGCCGTGCAGTGTTTGTCCACCTTGCGCAAAGCACCCGATTCACAGGCGTTTTCCACAATGGTTTTTCCGTTTCTAAATTGATTTTATTTCAATCGTCCATTTCCCTTCCGATGCCGGATTTTACACTTTTTGCAACTTTTCATTCAGATGCAACAATAACACATGGTTTTTTCTGTCCGGATTTTATATGATAAAGGCAGAAGTGTGCAGAGCGTCCTGTATGCTGCCCTGTACTTGCAGTTCCAACCCGCTCAAAAGGAGGACTATCCTATGATGAAATCTGTTTCCACATGGAAGCAGGAGCTTTCCAGCGGCGCACACGCTGCCCGTCTGGCATCGCTGTACTGCTGCGCACCCGAAGAGACCGCCCCGCAGGCTGCCCGCTACGAAGCAGCCCTGAATGGTCTGGAGACCACCTTTGGCCCCCACGCCGAAGCCGGCCTTTACAGCGCCCCCGGCCGCACCGAGATCGGCGGCAACCACACCGACCACCAGCACGGCCGCGTTCTGGCCGGCAGCGTGAACATTGATATGATCGCCGCCGCCGCGCCCAACAGCCTGAACCAGCTGCGGGTGCAGAGCGAGGGCTACGACCTGTGCGTTATCAGCCTTGACGACCTGACCGCCCGTAAGGAAGAGGAAAACACCACCATCTCCCTTCTGCGCGGCGAGTGTGAGGCGTTCCGTCAGCGGGGCGCAGAGCTGGCCGGTCTGGATGTGTACATTTCTTCCAACGTGCCCAAGGGCAGCGGCGTTTCTTCCTCTGCCGCCTTCGAGGTGCTGATCGGCGTCATTCTGAACGACTGCTTCATGACCGATAAGGTCTCCCCCATCGAGATCGCGCAGATCGGCCAGTGGGCAGAAAATGTCTACTTTGGCAAGCCCTGCGGCCTGATGGATCAGATGGCTTCCAGCGTGGGCAACATCATCACCATTGATTTTGCCGACCCTGCCCACCCCGAT is part of the Faecalibacterium sp. HTF-F genome and harbors:
- a CDS encoding 5-bromo-4-chloroindolyl phosphate hydrolysis family protein, with protein sequence MQPKKHYFAHIPTIAIFIVFAMSAPLGVLLFILKSIDKNAEKEEKAAAQAQADYRSDLGPAPAQTAPRQETEPTYGHDVPTKEQKDAKERHKLLTTLCTIGGAVFLFAGFSTLFMDDADSMMEAFTAIAQMLGGGAALLTGLRMDRTRKLERLLDKIAGDRDNIPLDELFAAAGIDAAKGRAAVESAISHGYFGADAYIDNRTATLVVRGAAPQPPKQPEPKPAPAPADQYAALLQQLRQANDAIPDPVMTAKISRLEAVSARIFELAKQDPGKKAQLQKFMDYYLPTALKLLNTYASLPAQDVQGENIADAKKNIERSMDLLVTAFENQLDKLFQSDALDVSADVAALEGMLNMDGLTGSDFAK
- a CDS encoding galactokinase — its product is MMKSVSTWKQELSSGAHAARLASLYCCAPEETAPQAARYEAALNGLETTFGPHAEAGLYSAPGRTEIGGNHTDHQHGRVLAGSVNIDMIAAAAPNSLNQLRVQSEGYDLCVISLDDLTARKEEENTTISLLRGECEAFRQRGAELAGLDVYISSNVPKGSGVSSSAAFEVLIGVILNDCFMTDKVSPIEIAQIGQWAENVYFGKPCGLMDQMASSVGNIITIDFADPAHPDVEPVPVDFSKAGLALCILDSCADHADLTDEYAAVPAECRAVAAVCGGEVLRDVPFETFLAKLPECRRQCGDRAVLRAFHIYADNDRVAKQVTALREGDFGTFLRLVNESGHSSWEYLQNVIPAGYKEHQEMGVTIAAAKHYLNGKGAVRVHGGGFAGTAQAFVPVEMLADFKKNMEAILGEGRCHVLSIRPEGGAVL